CCTTGCACTTCGCGGCCAGCTTCTTAGCCTCATTAACTTTGTCTTTACAAGGATCTGACGCTGCAAAGGACGAGCCTACAAGCGAGCAGACGATTGCACCAACAAGCAAAAATTTTTTCATTTTTCTCTTTCCACCTATAAAAGATAAAAAAGGGGAAGACCTGGTTTCAAAAGCCAGGTCTATCTTTATTCATAGTTTATTCCAAATCACCTAAGTCGTCTTCGAGGCTCTCAAGTTCCTGTGCGGCTTCGGAGTTAGCAGCGCCCTGACCCATCTTGGTCTTGACGGTTGCCAAGGTAAAGCCTGCGTCGTCCAAGATACGCTTACGGTTGGATTCAAAGCGGTCACTCTGGATAGCCTTCTGGGTGAATGCGGCGTAGTCTTCGATAGCTTGGTTAGCCTTGTCGAAGCTCGGCTGCAAGGCTTCGCGCTTGCTCTGCACACGGGGCGTCGGGAGCTGGCGAGCGAGGTCCAAAGCCTTCACCTGCACGGAATCGAATTCGTCCTGCATAGCGTCGTAGGCCTGACGGGCACTGTCGCGAGCGGCAACGGTCACCACCGGCTGTTCGGTGCGCTTTTCAGCCTGTTCCAGAGACTTCACAGCGTTGTTGTAGTCCTTCTTGATGAAGAAGCAGTAACCCTGAACGAGGTAGGCTTCGGACACGAGGAAGGATTCAGGCATATTCTTGATGATCCACTGAGCGGGCTTGATAGCTTCGTCCGGCTTGTTCACCTTGAGGAAGGACCAAGCGATACCGAGCATGGCTTCGTCGTAGACCGGAGAACCGGGCTGCACCTGGCCATACATCTGGGCGGCAGCCGGAATGTCGGCCTTTTCGCCAGAGAAGAACAAGTGACCGAGCTTCACCTTAGCGGCATCCTGCAAGTCACGTTCGGACTGGTTGGAAACCGGCTGTTCGGTAATGTCGCGGAAGCAGTTTTCAGCTTCGTCGAACTTACCGAGGCGGCTGTAAGCGATACCCATGGTATAGCGGGCGTAGAAGTAGTTGGCATTACCCGGAAGGATAGCGGCGAGCAGGTCGACAGATTCCTGGTAGAGGCCCTGTTCGAACTTGATCTGGCCGGCAACGTAGTCAGCGTCAGCCTTCACGTCGCTTTCACCGAACTTCTGAGCGATGTTCTGGTACTTGGCCATAGCGTCGATGTACTTGCCTTCCTTATAGTCGATGTTCATCAACTGGAAGTGATACTTGGCGCGCTGGTCGCTCTGCGGATAGCGCTTGATAGCGTCTTCGTACACGGACTTTGCAGCCTTGTGCATACGGAGGTTTTCAAAGGACTTTGCCTTATAGAAGGCGGCCTGGTCCACAAGGTGGAATGCCGGGTACTTGGTCTGAACCTTACCGAAGGCATATGCGGCTTCCAAGAACTGACGGTTCAAGTAGAGGCGCATAGCGGCGCGGTAGTCGTTTTCAGGTTCGATCTTCAAGCGACGATAACGTTCTTCACCGATTTTCTCTTCGCGGGTGTCTCCGAAGCGGCTGGTGAGCTTGACGGCCCAGATAAAGCCACGGTTCTTCTTGGCGTAGAGGTCGTCGTGAGACATTTCGAGGTCGAGCTGCAGGTAACGGAAGATGCTCACGTCCTTGACGTTCACCGTAGCGCCAGCAACCGGGTAACCTTCCTTCGTGAAGCGGAGGCGGACACCAAGGTGCGGGGAGAGGTAGTAGGTCAGGGTGAAGCTCATTTCCGGATTCAGGCCTTCGCCACCTTCCTTATCGGAATGGAACACGTCGATGAGGGAAAGTTCAGCCTTCGCCTCGATCAGGCGGTTGAAGCCGCGCCAGAAGAGGGAGAAGTTCAGGTTCGACGGGATGTTGTAAGCCTTGTCGCTTTCGCTGCCGAAGAAACCCGGGGCAACAAAGCCGCCGTTGTCATCGGTGCTTACGCCCGGCTGAGCAAGGTTCTGGAGGGCAACGCCCACCAACAGGTAACCGAACTTAGAAGAGTTCAGCGGGTTCCAGCTGAGGCCTACGTCTGCACCGAGCGAGACCTGCGTCACTTCGTCGAACTGGTTGATGTAGAGCACATCGACGTTAAGGCCGAGAGCGATGCAATGCATGAGCCTGTAGGCATAGCCGAGCTGGAATGCATATTCACCGTAGGACTTGCCACCGTCAATGGATGCACCGTTTTCGAAGAACGAGAAACCGAGAGTGTGCTTGTAATCCATCGGGTAAGTAAGGCTCAGGTATTCCTGGCTTGCTTCACCACTAATGGAACTAAAGAATGCGGCACTGAATTCCAGCTGGTCTGTTTCAGAAATTCCAGCGGGGTTCACATACATGGCAGTATTGCCACCAAATTCTGCAAACCAGTCATTCTGCTGATACTTGTGCGGAGAATAAGTGGCTTCTGCAAACAAGGAAGTGCTGGCTACCGTGAGTCCAAGGACTGCTGTTTTAATAACACTAGTACGCATCACTTACTCCTTTAATTGATATCCGTGCGGATGAACTCGATACGACGGTTCTGAGCGCGGCCTTCCGGGGTCTTATTCGTGGCGACCGGTTGAGAGTCACCCATACCCTTCGTGGTCATGCGGCTTTCGGAAATACCCTTTTCGACAAGGAAGTTCTTCACGGAAGCGGCACGGTCAGCGGAAAGCTGCATGTTCTTTTCTTTCTTACCGACGTTGTCTGTATGACCAACAATTTCGAAAGTAGCTTCCTGGAAGGTTTCCATGATGTCCACCACTTTCATGAGGGAGATGTAGGAATCCTGGGTAATCGTAGCCTTACCGGATTCGAAGTTCACTCCTTCGAGCACAAAGACCTTCTTAGGCGGCTGCGGCACTTCGTCCGGGCAACCATCGTCATCCTTGTAGCTATTCAAAGTTTCCGGCTGTTCGGGGCAGAGGTCAACACCCTTACAGACGTGTGCAAACTGAGCAAGCATACCCTTAGCTTCGACCCACGGATCGCAGAGACCGTCGCGGTCGTTGTCGGCATCCGGGCAGCCATCGTCGTCCTGGTAGCCGTCGAAGTCTTCGGCTTCTTCGGGGCAGTTGTCGAGGCCCGTGCAGACCGACGCATACTTGTCGGAGAGACCTTCTTCGGAAACCCACGGATCGCAAAGGCCGTCGCCATCGGTATCCGGGTTGCGGGTTTCTTCGACCACTTCTTCTTCCTTCACCAGTTCGGTGGCGGTGAGGCCGATGTCAGCCTTGCCCTTACCGCGCTTGAGCATCGGCGAGGTGGACTGGCAGTAGAAGTTCGGCTTCGAAAGGGAGTGGTTGATGAACTTCGGATCAAGGGAAACGTTCGTGCGGTTCACCTTGATGAATTCATTGAACGGGTAGTAGTTCTTGTAGATGTTGTTGTACTCCACCTTCGTCTGGCCGGCAGCAGGGTCGGCGAACACACCGTAGTAGTGGTTTTCCATGAAGATGTTGTTACGGGCAACGACGTTCGTCGGGCCCTTCAGAGCAAGGCCAGAGTAGCCGTTGCGGAGCACGACGTTGTGTTCGATATAGGCATCGAGGGACTTAGCACCCCAAGCGAGGATGCCGGACCAGCGGTTGCCGTAGACCACGTTGTTACGAAGATGAGGGAGAGAAATAAAAGCACCGATACCCGTAGCGTGGTTGTCCAGCACGTAGCAATGGTGAATGTAGGGGGCAGCGTTTTCACAAAGGATACCTTCGATACCGTTCTTCACCGTGAAGTGAGACATTTCGGCGCCCGAAGTACCCATGACGGTCGGACCTCTGCGGCCACCATCGATGATGGTCGTAAGGGGATCCTCGCCCTTAAGTACGACACCCATGATGAGGGTGATGTTTTCGTTATAGGTGCCACGCTTTACCAAGATGGTATCGCCGGCATCCGCATTACCAAGTGCGTCAGCAATCTTTGAGTAATCGCCAGGAACATTGATATTCTTTGCCATGGCGGTTCCAGAAAGAAGCATCGCCCCGGCCGTGATTAAGACCAGTTTCTTTAGGGTCATACTGCTACGTTTCTCCAATCATAGAACACTTTAGATTTAAAACCTATACACCTGCCAAAACGGCAAATGCAAAATTCAAATGGGAATATACCTCTAAAAACGGCTTTAGTCAAACGATTTTCGCAAAAAAAGCCGATTTTTTCAATAAATTTTCGAAAATGACAATTCATCGGGGTATATCAAGTCCGTTCAAGGTCAATCGGCTGATGCCGGTCCGCCCTTTTCCTCTTCTTTTTTAGCCCCCTGGATGGATACGCGGATATCCTGGCAGGTTTTCTTGATGTCCTGCAAAATCTTGCGGGCACGGGTGCCAGCAGACTTGTTGCCGCGTTCGAACTTTTCGTACTCGCGCTTGAAGTTCTCGACTTCCAGTTCAAGATCATTGACAAAACTCATAAGCAAACTCCAAAAAAAGATGCTGTATGGAAAATAATTAAAGTTTTTGCTAAAAATTCGCCATTTTGTAAAAATTCGGCAATATTTATATAATATTACACAAATTTCGGCAATTTTAACAACTTATCCACCTTCAACTAACGCCCAAAGGGAGTCCAGCGCCGCCCAACCAGGCCCACCCACGTTTTCGGAGAAATCGTTCACAAACATCCGGATGTGCGCCTCCATGACATTCGGGTCGTCAATCTGGGCCAATTTTTCGATAAAAGGTGTCACAAGTTGCGGACGGCGGCGGGCAATTTCGAGGCTCTTTCGGATTTCACTTTCGACAGCGGAAATGACGCCATCGTCAAGCGAACGCTTCGCCACCGCAATTCCGAGCGGAATGGGTGTTCCCGTATTTTCTTCCCAGAAGGCGCCCAAGTCCTGAAGCAGATAGAGGCCATCGCGTTTCCAGGTGAAACGGTGTTCGTGAATGACG
This genomic interval from uncultured Fibrobacter sp. contains the following:
- a CDS encoding tetratricopeptide repeat protein; the encoded protein is MRTSVIKTAVLGLTVASTSLFAEATYSPHKYQQNDWFAEFGGNTAMYVNPAGISETDQLEFSAAFFSSISGEASQEYLSLTYPMDYKHTLGFSFFENGASIDGGKSYGEYAFQLGYAYRLMHCIALGLNVDVLYINQFDEVTQVSLGADVGLSWNPLNSSKFGYLLVGVALQNLAQPGVSTDDNGGFVAPGFFGSESDKAYNIPSNLNFSLFWRGFNRLIEAKAELSLIDVFHSDKEGGEGLNPEMSFTLTYYLSPHLGVRLRFTKEGYPVAGATVNVKDVSIFRYLQLDLEMSHDDLYAKKNRGFIWAVKLTSRFGDTREEKIGEERYRRLKIEPENDYRAAMRLYLNRQFLEAAYAFGKVQTKYPAFHLVDQAAFYKAKSFENLRMHKAAKSVYEDAIKRYPQSDQRAKYHFQLMNIDYKEGKYIDAMAKYQNIAQKFGESDVKADADYVAGQIKFEQGLYQESVDLLAAILPGNANYFYARYTMGIAYSRLGKFDEAENCFRDITEQPVSNQSERDLQDAAKVKLGHLFFSGEKADIPAAAQMYGQVQPGSPVYDEAMLGIAWSFLKVNKPDEAIKPAQWIIKNMPESFLVSEAYLVQGYCFFIKKDYNNAVKSLEQAEKRTEQPVVTVAARDSARQAYDAMQDEFDSVQVKALDLARQLPTPRVQSKREALQPSFDKANQAIEDYAAFTQKAIQSDRFESNRKRILDDAGFTLATVKTKMGQGAANSEAAQELESLEDDLGDLE
- a CDS encoding OmpA family protein produces the protein MTLKKLVLITAGAMLLSGTAMAKNINVPGDYSKIADALGNADAGDTILVKRGTYNENITLIMGVVLKGEDPLTTIIDGGRRGPTVMGTSGAEMSHFTVKNGIEGILCENAAPYIHHCYVLDNHATGIGAFISLPHLRNNVVYGNRWSGILAWGAKSLDAYIEHNVVLRNGYSGLALKGPTNVVARNNIFMENHYYGVFADPAAGQTKVEYNNIYKNYYPFNEFIKVNRTNVSLDPKFINHSLSKPNFYCQSTSPMLKRGKGKADIGLTATELVKEEEVVEETRNPDTDGDGLCDPWVSEEGLSDKYASVCTGLDNCPEEAEDFDGYQDDDGCPDADNDRDGLCDPWVEAKGMLAQFAHVCKGVDLCPEQPETLNSYKDDDGCPDEVPQPPKKVFVLEGVNFESGKATITQDSYISLMKVVDIMETFQEATFEIVGHTDNVGKKEKNMQLSADRAASVKNFLVEKGISESRMTTKGMGDSQPVATNKTPEGRAQNRRIEFIRTDIN